CCGTCTTCCTCCTTCATGCTGCTGCTGTGCTGGGCGTGGGTCATTGTGAACCTTATTCCGTCTATGACCACGTTGCCTCCCTTGTTACACGGCATGCAGTTCTGAACTCCCTTTGAGCCCAGCCAGTCGCAGATCTCCCAGTTTGCCACCACTTTGGGATTATATTTGCTGCATAGAGGAATCACGTCGCTTATATGGTCAAAATGTCCGTGTGTGACTGCTATGATGTCAACGTGACCGACTTCACGGAGCTGTTCCGGGCACGAGGGGTTTCCCTCAATCCACGGGTCTATCATCACCGTTTTGCCGGCGGGCGATTTTACTGAGAAAGTGGAATGTCCAAAGTAGGTTATTTCTATTCCGTTATCCAGTATTTTCATTGCTTATTCCCTCTCCTGACGTTCTTTCAGCTTTATGTATCCGGTTATTAAACCCGAAAAGAACCTTTTGTGCAAAGTCTCGAGATGTTTGAAAATATCGGCTGTGAGTGTAAATTAGACACCTGACTTTTGCTTTTTTCAAGTTCTGCCGGAGCATGTGTTTTAGATGTTAGATCCCAAATTGATTGAGCGAAATATTGATCTTGTTGGCGAAAAACTCGCTACCCGCGGTTTTGAGACCGATCTCTCGGAGTTTACAGTACTGAACTCCCGCAGAAAAGAGATAATAAAAAGGGTTGAGACTCTGGAATACCAAAGAAACGAGGGCTCAAGAAAGGTGGGTACCCTTAAGAGGTCCGGAGATCAGCAGGGACTTTCAGAACTTCTGCCCGAACTGAAGGCTCTCTCGGAAGAGATAAAGGATCTTAACGAGAAGAAAGCGGAGGCGGAAGGGCTTCTCAGGGAGTTTCTCCTGACCGTTCCCAACATGCCCGACTCATCGGTTCCCGAGGGTCCGGACGACACGGCAAACGTCGAGATAAGAAAGTGGGGAGAACCGAGGGATTTCGACTTCGAAGTAAAGGACCACGTGTTGCTAGGAGCCGAGCTCGACATACTGGATCTTCCGAGGGCGACGAAGATCGCAGGTGCACGGTTTGCGCTTTACAAAAACGCGGGCGCGCGGCTTGAGAGAGCTCTTATAAACTTCATGCTCGATGTTCATACCAAGCAGCACGGGTACACAGAGGTTCTCACTCCCTTCGTAGCCAACACGGAGAGTCTTACTGGAACGGGAAATCTCCCCAAATTCGAGGAAGATCTTTTCAAGCTTAGCGATACGGACTATTACATGGTTCCCACTGCCGAGGTTCCCGTTACCAACATTCACCGCGACGAGATAATTCCCCCGGAGATGCTTCCGATTAAATACGTGGCTTACACTCCGTGTTTCAGAAAGGAAGCGGGTTCTTACGGGAAGGACGTGCACGGGATAATCAGGCAGCATCAGTTTAACAAGGTGGAGCTTGTACGCTTCGCCGACCCGGAGAACTCGTACGAGGAACTTGAAATGTTGACTGCTGACGCTGCCAAGATTCTTGAACTTTTGGGTATTCCCTACAGGGTTGTTCTTCTTTGCACGGGAGACATGGGATTTTCTTCCGCCAAGACTTATGATCTTGAAGTATGGGTGCCGAGCGAGGGCAGATACAGGGAAATATCGTCCTGCAGCAATTTTGAGGCGTTTCAGGCGAGGCGCGCCAACATAAGATACAGAAAATCAAAGGGGTCCAAGCCGGCCTATCTTCATACTCTTAATGGTTCCGGGGTGGCTGTGGGCAGGGCTCTGTTGGCGATCGTTGAGAACTTCCAGACCGAAGAGGGGACGGTGGAGATTCCCGAGGTTCTGGTCCCATATATGGATGGTGTCAGGGTTATCGGCCGGTAATCCGCGCGGTTCTCAGATTTCCAGTATTTCTTTTTCTTTCTTTTCAAGCAGGGCGTTTAGCCTGCTTATTCTCTCATCTGTCAGTTGCTGTATTTCGGAGAGGGCTTTTTTTATTTCATCTTCTGGAAGGTTCTCTGTTTTCCCAGCTTTCTTTATGAGGTTGTTTGCATCTTTTCTTATCTGCCTTACGGATACCCTGTGTTCTTCGGCGACTTTTCCCGTGTGCCTGACAAGTTCCTTTCTTCTCTGCTCCGTCAGGGGCGGTATGGCAAGCCTGATCGTGTTTCCGTCGACCGACGGAGTTATTCCGAGTTCGGACTGCGCGATTGCCTTTTGAATTTCCTCAACCGCACCCGGGTCCCAAGCCTGTATAAGTATGGTCGAACTATCGGGCACCGAAACATTGGCGAGTTGATTAATAGGTGTCTGGGCACCGAAGTAGGAAACTCTCATCGTGTCGACAAGAGCCGCTGACGCCCTGCCGGTCCTTATTCTGGAGAGTTCCTGATCGAAAACGCTTACTGTCTTGTCCATCCTGTCTTCGGCGTCAATATAAAGTTCTTCAACAGACAGTTCTTCGCTCATTGTTCCGTACCGCTCTTTACAATAGTACCTACTTTCTCTCCTCTTATAACTTTCTCTATGTTGCCTTTCTCAAAAAGATCGAACACCACTATGGGAATATTCCCCTCCATGCAAAGAGAGATTGAGGTTGCATCCATAACTTTCAACCCTTTCTTCAGAATTTCCATGTATGTGAGCTCGGTGAACTTCGAAGCATCTTTGTTTTTAACGGGATCCTTGTCATAAATGCCGTCAACTTTGGTTGCCTTCATTATGATGTCCGCTCCCATCTGCAGCGCTCTTAAGGTTGCGGCCGTGTCGGTCGTAAAAAACGGATTGCCTGTTCCCGAGGCGAATATGACTATTCTTCCCTTTTCAAGATGGCGTATGGCCCTTCTTTTGATAAAGGGTTCGGCAACCTGTTTTATTTCAAGCGCGGTCTGCACCCGCGTTGACATCCCTTTTCTTTCAAGAAAATCCTGCAGGGCAAGCGCGTTTATCACGGTTGCGAGCATTCCCATGTAGTCGGCCGTGGAACGGTCCATTCCCTTTGAAGAACTGGAAACACCTCTGAAGATATTTCCTCCACCTATGACTATGGCCGTTTCTACCCCGAGTGAGTAGATGCTTTTTATTTCTTCGGAGACGTATTCAATGACGTCGGAACTGATACCAAACTGGCCGGGACCCTGAAGAGCTTCTCCGCTGAGTTTCAGCAGTACTCTTTTATATTTCGGGATGGTTTTTTCAGAGGATCCCATTGTCCAGTTTTTTCATTCGCCCAGCTGGTATCTTACGAACCTTTTTACAACTATGTTTTCGCCGATTTTAGCTATCAGGTTGTTTACAAGGTCCATGACTTTCATCTTGGGATCTCTTATGTAGGGTTGCTCAAGAAGGCATATCTCCTCGAAAAACTTGTTTATTCTTCCCGCAACCATTTTTTCCGCTATATTCTCGGGTTTTCCCGATTCCATAGCTTCTGCCTTGAGAATCCGCCTTTCATCTTCTATTTCTTCTTCCGAAACCTCTTCCTTTCTTACGTAAGTCGGATTGTTTGCCGCTATCTGCATGGCGACTTCCCTGCAGAGGTTCTGAAACTCGTCGTTTCTGGCCACAAAATCCGTTTCGCAGTTAACCTCGAGCATTACGCCGATTTTGCCACCCGCGTGAACGTATGAGGATATGGTTCCCTGGTCGGTTTTTCTGGTAATTTTTTTAGAAGCTTTCGCGACGCCCTTTATCCTCAGGACCTCGGAAGCTTTTTCGAAGTCCCCGTCGGTTTCCACAAGCGCGTTCTTGCAGTCAAGAAAAGGAGCTCCTGTTTTTTCTCTTAGCTCCTTTACCATTGTTGCCTTGATTTCAGCCATTTTTAATCCTCTTTTTTATCTTCTGTATTCTCTGATATCTCTTTCTGTGCCCGAGCGTCTTCACTTTGCGAAGATTCGGAGATCGCTACGGAAACAAAGCTTTCCTCACTTTCATCGGATTCAGCTTCCTTGAAAACAAACACCTTCCTTTCTACCACTACGCCCTCAAGGCTGTCTTCTTTTACCTGTTCAACCTCTCCGCTCACCAGTTTCTCCTGGTATATGTGAGTTCCTTCAATGCAGGCGTCCGCTATTTTTGAGGTGAACAGCTTTATCGCCCTTATGGCGTCGTCATTACTCGGAATCGGATAATCCGCATTTGCGGGATCGCAGTTCGTGTCCACGATTGCTATAACCGGTATCGAGAGGTTTCTCGCTTCTTTTATGGCTATATGCTCTTTTTTTGTATCTACGACGAAAATAGCGTCGGGAGCCCGCCTCATAGTTACTATTCCACCCAGAAGCCCTTCGAGCTTTACTATCTCCCTTCTAAGGTTTTTCGCTTCCCTTTTCGGAAGCATTTCCATCTGCCCGTCTTCCTCAAGTTTTTTCAGTTCCAGCAGGTAATCAACCCTCGAACGTATCGTGTTGAAATTGGTAAGGGTTCCGCCCAGCCAGCGCGTGTTTATGTAGGGCATGTTGCATCGGACCGATTCTTCCTCAATTATTCCCCGGGCCTGTTTCTTGGTCCCCACCAGCAAAACGGTTCCTCCGTCCGCCACTGTGTTTTTCACGAAAGTATACGCCCTGTTAAAAAGCGTGACCGTCTGCTGAAGATCGATTATGTGAATGCCGTTTCTTGCTCCGAAGATAAAGGATTTCATTTTCGGGTTCCAGTGGCTTTTCTGGTGTCCGAAATGTACTCCCGCTTCAAGCAGGCTTTTCATGCTGAGTTTTTCGCTAGCTACGGCTTCTTCTGTCATTAATTATCCTCCGAATTCCTTTTGCAAATCAGGTTTTAATACCAGAAAAACAATTATTAATCAAGTTGTAGGGTATCATAATGTTCCGCAACCCCCGATTCCGGGAACAGGAAGACAAGATGAAATACCTTGTAATAGCAAATCCCAAGGCGGGTACAAAAGCGCTTGGCCCAACGCTTGAGCAGATTCGCAGCGCTTTTGAAGCAAGAGAAATTATTTGCGATGTGAGATCTACGCAATTCCCCGGGCACGCTGCTGAGATCGCCGCGGAAGGGCTTCGTGAAGGCTTTACCCACATGATTTCTCTTGGAGGAGACGGTACGTCAAGTGAGATCGTGAGTTCGATTCACGGAACCGAAGCTGTCTTGGGAATTGTTCCGGGCGGCAGCGGGAACGATTTCTCGAAGGCGGCCGGTATTCCCCTTGATACGCAGGCGGCGGTCGACAATATCTTTTCCGGCCGGACGAGAAAAGCCGATCTGGCTTTTGTTGACGGAAAATGTTTTATAAACGGTTTCGGGGTCGGGATGGACGGGGCCGTGGCGCATGCTTTCGGGGAGCTGGGCCTCAGGCGCTTCGGTTCCTTCGGTTACATTGTTGGAGCGGTGGTCGAGGCGTTCCGGTTCCAGGGTTTTTTCTCCGAGATGGATGGAGAGGTCGGCGCCGCGGGCGGAAAACTGCTTCTCTTCGGCGCTTCAAACGGCCCTTTTCAGGGTGGAAAGTTCAACCTGGCTCCCAGGGCTGACATATTCGACGGATATCTTGATATTCATATAATAAGTGACATGAGTCCTGTGGGGAGGCTTTTTAAGATACAGAAGGTGCTTAAGGGTCGCCATGAGGGACTTCGAGAGGTCAGTATTATAAGGGCGAAGGAACTGCGGTTCGAAACCTTTACCGATCTTCCGGCTCACATGGACGGAGAGACCTTCCTCCTTCGTTCCGGAAAACATGATATACGGATTGGGGAGCAGGCAGTGAACATTATAGTTCCCGCGTAGGCCAGGAAACTCTTTTCGCGACGCGGCTGAGTATCAATGATGAGGAAAATAAGGAGCATTGTGGCGATAATTCTCTCGTCCCTGTTTACGGCATTCTGGGGCAGCGTGGGGATTGTGATGTCACTTCTCGCCTTAGGGCATCTTATAAAGTGCTCCGTTCGGCCTTGGGGGAAAACAGTTCTTTGGTCATGCGGAGTGCGGCTTGACGTAAAAGGCGCTGAAAATTTCCCGCAGGCTCCTTTCATAGTGATGTTCAACCACCAGAGCTCTCTCGACATACCCGTTTTTTCCGCGGTGCTGCCTTTCGAATGGAGGGCGGTCATGAAGAATGAAGTCGCCTCGATTCCCTTTATCGGCTGGGTGTGCTCACTTAGCGGACAGTACTTCGTTGCGAGGGACGGTTCGGTTGGAGATACGAACAGAGTCCGGGAAATCGTAAGGAAAATAAGAAACGGGCCTTCAGTGATTATTGCCCCAGAGGGCACGAGAAGCGAGGATGGAGAGCTTCTTCCCTTTAAGCAGGGCGGTTTTTTTATGGCTTCGCTTTCAAGGGTGCCGGTTGTGCCGATGATCATATGGGGGGGCAAGGATATAAGGAAAAAGGGTTCCTACGAACTTAATACCAACACAGATATTGTGGTCAGGATCCTTCCTCCTATAGATACCGCAAGCTTTCCGAAGGGAAAAGAGGGTGGAGAGAAGCTTGAAGGTGTAGTCCGTGAAGAGATGCTTCGCGAGATTGAAAAAATCCGTAGCAATCGTTAAACTCTAGGTTGCCCGGATCTGGTTGGAACTTTCGTTTGCTCTGTTTTGTTTGCCCCTGTACCTGTGCTCTGATACGGGTTGCGTGAGGTTGTCTTTTCTATGAACGATCATAAGGGAATTGCGGATTTGGATCTGCGGACCATAACGGCGCTTGCCGGAATGCCGAAGATAAAGAACCTGGTTAATCCCAAAGACCCGACCGAGATGTCGGTGCGTGTTATCGTAACCTTCAAGCCGCTTCCGAAAAATTACCCGGACACCGAGATAAACGCTTACCGGGAAAGGCTCAGGAACTCGCTTCTTAGCAACGGGGTCAACGTTATTTCCTGGGATGACGCGACAACGGAGGACGCATCTTACGGGGCATTCTCAAAGCTCATGGGGCTTAGGTCCGTGAGGAGGAAGGTAAACGCCGTAATAGACGTTAAAAAGAAGCTGTCTCCGCTCAGATGGCTCCTGAGCAAGGTAGCCGAGAATGTCTACAGGATTGTCAGGAAGGACAGTCTGTCGGTAAGCAGCATACTGAAGATAAGCGGATGGGCGGACGATTTCACCGTCGGCTATCTCCAGGATCCCTATAACACCCAGGTTATCACGATAATGTCCCTTGACCCGGAGTTTGAGAATGAGGATACGACCTATGAAAGAAAAATCTCCCTGGGCCTGAAAAACCTGATAAACAACATGTCGGAGATTGTTATAGGGGTTTCCCGCAGGAATTTCGCGATAATAAACATGAATCTCTCCGATTCCATATACGCCCATGACCAGCT
The genomic region above belongs to Candidatus Dadabacteria bacterium and contains:
- a CDS encoding lysophospholipid acyltransferase family protein yields the protein MMRKIRSIVAIILSSLFTAFWGSVGIVMSLLALGHLIKCSVRPWGKTVLWSCGVRLDVKGAENFPQAPFIVMFNHQSSLDIPVFSAVLPFEWRAVMKNEVASIPFIGWVCSLSGQYFVARDGSVGDTNRVREIVRKIRNGPSVIIAPEGTRSEDGELLPFKQGGFFMASLSRVPVVPMIIWGGKDIRKKGSYELNTNTDIVVRILPPIDTASFPKGKEGGEKLEGVVREEMLREIEKIRSNR
- the tsf gene encoding translation elongation factor Ts, with protein sequence MAEIKATMVKELREKTGAPFLDCKNALVETDGDFEKASEVLRIKGVAKASKKITRKTDQGTISSYVHAGGKIGVMLEVNCETDFVARNDEFQNLCREVAMQIAANNPTYVRKEEVSEEEIEDERRILKAEAMESGKPENIAEKMVAGRINKFFEEICLLEQPYIRDPKMKVMDLVNNLIAKIGENIVVKRFVRYQLGE
- the serS gene encoding serine--tRNA ligase translates to MLDPKLIERNIDLVGEKLATRGFETDLSEFTVLNSRRKEIIKRVETLEYQRNEGSRKVGTLKRSGDQQGLSELLPELKALSEEIKDLNEKKAEAEGLLREFLLTVPNMPDSSVPEGPDDTANVEIRKWGEPRDFDFEVKDHVLLGAELDILDLPRATKIAGARFALYKNAGARLERALINFMLDVHTKQHGYTEVLTPFVANTESLTGTGNLPKFEEDLFKLSDTDYYMVPTAEVPVTNIHRDEIIPPEMLPIKYVAYTPCFRKEAGSYGKDVHGIIRQHQFNKVELVRFADPENSYEELEMLTADAAKILELLGIPYRVVLLCTGDMGFSSAKTYDLEVWVPSEGRYREISSCSNFEAFQARRANIRYRKSKGSKPAYLHTLNGSGVAVGRALLAIVENFQTEEGTVEIPEVLVPYMDGVRVIGR
- a CDS encoding diacylglycerol kinase family lipid kinase, yielding MKYLVIANPKAGTKALGPTLEQIRSAFEAREIICDVRSTQFPGHAAEIAAEGLREGFTHMISLGGDGTSSEIVSSIHGTEAVLGIVPGGSGNDFSKAAGIPLDTQAAVDNIFSGRTRKADLAFVDGKCFINGFGVGMDGAVAHAFGELGLRRFGSFGYIVGAVVEAFRFQGFFSEMDGEVGAAGGKLLLFGASNGPFQGGKFNLAPRADIFDGYLDIHIISDMSPVGRLFKIQKVLKGRHEGLREVSIIRAKELRFETFTDLPAHMDGETFLLRSGKHDIRIGEQAVNIIVPA
- the frr gene encoding ribosome recycling factor — encoded protein: MSEELSVEELYIDAEDRMDKTVSVFDQELSRIRTGRASAALVDTMRVSYFGAQTPINQLANVSVPDSSTILIQAWDPGAVEEIQKAIAQSELGITPSVDGNTIRLAIPPLTEQRRKELVRHTGKVAEEHRVSVRQIRKDANNLIKKAGKTENLPEDEIKKALSEIQQLTDERISRLNALLEKKEKEILEI
- the pyrH gene encoding UMP kinase is translated as MGSSEKTIPKYKRVLLKLSGEALQGPGQFGISSDVIEYVSEEIKSIYSLGVETAIVIGGGNIFRGVSSSSKGMDRSTADYMGMLATVINALALQDFLERKGMSTRVQTALEIKQVAEPFIKRRAIRHLEKGRIVIFASGTGNPFFTTDTAATLRALQMGADIIMKATKVDGIYDKDPVKNKDASKFTELTYMEILKKGLKVMDATSISLCMEGNIPIVVFDLFEKGNIEKVIRGEKVGTIVKSGTEQ
- a CDS encoding MBL fold metallo-hydrolase, which translates into the protein MKILDNGIEITYFGHSTFSVKSPAGKTVMIDPWIEGNPSCPEQLREVGHVDIIAVTHGHFDHISDVIPLCSKYNPKVVANWEICDWLGSKGVQNCMPCNKGGNVVIDGIRFTMTHAQHSSSMKEEDG
- the rpsB gene encoding 30S ribosomal protein S2, translated to MTEEAVASEKLSMKSLLEAGVHFGHQKSHWNPKMKSFIFGARNGIHIIDLQQTVTLFNRAYTFVKNTVADGGTVLLVGTKKQARGIIEEESVRCNMPYINTRWLGGTLTNFNTIRSRVDYLLELKKLEEDGQMEMLPKREAKNLRREIVKLEGLLGGIVTMRRAPDAIFVVDTKKEHIAIKEARNLSIPVIAIVDTNCDPANADYPIPSNDDAIRAIKLFTSKIADACIEGTHIYQEKLVSGEVEQVKEDSLEGVVVERKVFVFKEAESDESEESFVSVAISESSQSEDARAQKEISENTEDKKED